A window from Caulobacter sp. X encodes these proteins:
- a CDS encoding aspartyl/asparaginyl beta-hydroxylase domain-containing protein, which yields MRLSQPFFQLPLLFDAARLQAEVAALPPEAWVSHPDQVPGNSAVRLITAGGSENDGVQGRMAPTPWLEAMPYMKQALAGFGVVWSRSRLMRLAAGAGVPEHADINYHWHTRVRLHIPVLTWPEVRFHCDGEAVHMGAGEAWVFDNWRRHHVENNAVGERIHLVADTTGTAAFWRFVHAPATPRDRWRSVKWDPTADHPLLTELNQRSPIMPAAEVQWLLDDLRSELTVAVDSPDALGRAARFSQVLEGFAFDWRQLCALHGVGGEAAPAFLRLAGALGEAVRPLAEGLVMRTNGADALLVLEKRVLQHLVAEDAAR from the coding sequence ATGCGTCTTTCGCAACCCTTCTTCCAGCTGCCGCTGCTGTTCGACGCAGCGCGCCTCCAGGCCGAGGTCGCCGCCTTGCCGCCCGAGGCCTGGGTCTCCCATCCTGACCAGGTGCCTGGGAACAGCGCTGTACGGCTGATCACAGCGGGCGGGAGCGAGAACGACGGCGTCCAGGGGCGCATGGCGCCGACGCCGTGGCTTGAGGCCATGCCGTATATGAAGCAGGCCCTGGCGGGCTTTGGCGTGGTCTGGAGCCGCTCGCGGCTGATGCGCCTGGCGGCCGGCGCGGGGGTCCCCGAGCACGCCGACATCAACTATCACTGGCATACCCGCGTGCGGTTGCACATTCCGGTGCTGACATGGCCGGAGGTGCGCTTCCACTGTGATGGCGAGGCCGTGCACATGGGCGCGGGCGAAGCCTGGGTGTTCGACAACTGGCGACGCCACCACGTCGAGAACAACGCCGTTGGCGAGCGGATTCATCTGGTCGCCGACACGACCGGCACGGCGGCGTTCTGGCGGTTCGTCCACGCGCCGGCGACGCCGCGAGATCGGTGGCGCTCAGTGAAGTGGGATCCGACCGCCGATCATCCGCTGTTGACCGAACTGAACCAACGCTCGCCGATCATGCCGGCGGCCGAGGTCCAGTGGCTGCTGGATGATCTGAGGAGCGAGCTGACCGTGGCGGTCGACAGTCCCGATGCCCTAGGCCGGGCGGCGCGGTTCAGCCAGGTGCTGGAAGGTTTCGCGTTCGACTGGCGTCAGCTGTGCGCGCTGCATGGCGTCGGCGGCGAGGCGGCTCCGGCGTTCCTGCGTCTCGCCGGAGCGCTTGGCGAGGCCGTGCGTCCCTTGGCCGAGGGGCTTGTGATGCGCACCAACGGCGCTGACGCGCTGCTGGTGCTGGAGAAGCGTGTGTTGCAGCATCTCGTCGCCGAAGACGCTGCGCGGTGA
- a CDS encoding phosphocholine-specific phospholipase C — protein MAADRRSFLRAAAAGAATGLLPATIARALEIPARHRTGTIMDVEHVVIFMQENRAFDHYFGTLNGVRGFGDPRPQRLPGGASVWRQPSREHADGFVAPFHGDASATNAYTVDGSDQGHQAAITIVNGGRYDQWGHSGELHKRMVYYKASDLPFYHALASAFTVCDAYHCSTLTQTYPNRLHLWTGCNGGGKVGGDPEMSNYGEDETPSADMATDKPMAKGSYDWTTYAERLQAAGISWKVYQEYDNFGDNILSVFKPFRPCPKDSPLYERARSWVSEHKTGADRTRSDGQQLVEAFRADVAADRLPQVSWIVTAADLSEHPQAEPSKGEHVCAELVKALVDHPEVFAKTVFIINYDEAGGFYDHMQPPMPPLTAEQGWSSVSVAGESKDYGQADVENKGAHPLGLGIRVPAIIVSPWTRGGFVCSEVFDHTSTLRFLERRFGVREENISDWRRTVCGDLTSAFDFAAPNQDWAALTLPATADYMQRVARSKAAPSLRIPAAQTASPQDGPQRVARALPYLLAADLRVKDGKVWIDLVNAGRAGAVFQVFDNTDRGGPWRFTLAAGQAYAAGHWNRAGQAPGPYDLTVHGPNGFYRRFVGDASKAQPTIKVLPDARSRLLVKLKSSRAGAVIAQMDEAYPLSDGEARQAIALKADRTVQAIWDLRGSDHWYDLTLTHADDPSFIQRLAGHLETGRASRTDPGIGRMRL, from the coding sequence ATGGCCGCCGATCGACGCTCGTTTCTGCGCGCCGCCGCGGCCGGCGCCGCCACGGGCCTGCTCCCGGCGACCATCGCCCGCGCCCTGGAGATCCCCGCGCGCCACCGGACCGGCACGATCATGGACGTCGAGCACGTCGTGATCTTCATGCAGGAGAACCGAGCGTTCGATCACTACTTCGGGACGCTGAATGGAGTTCGGGGTTTTGGCGACCCTCGGCCGCAGCGCCTGCCAGGCGGAGCGTCGGTCTGGCGTCAGCCGAGCCGTGAGCACGCGGACGGCTTCGTCGCGCCGTTCCATGGCGACGCCTCGGCCACCAACGCCTATACGGTCGACGGCTCGGACCAGGGCCACCAAGCCGCGATCACCATCGTCAATGGCGGGCGTTACGATCAGTGGGGGCATAGCGGCGAGCTGCACAAGCGGATGGTCTACTACAAGGCCTCCGACCTGCCCTTCTATCACGCGCTGGCTAGCGCCTTCACCGTCTGCGACGCCTATCACTGTTCGACCCTGACCCAGACCTATCCCAATCGCCTGCATCTCTGGACGGGCTGCAACGGCGGCGGGAAGGTCGGCGGCGATCCGGAGATGAGCAACTACGGCGAGGACGAGACCCCCAGCGCCGACATGGCCACGGACAAGCCCATGGCCAAGGGTTCCTATGACTGGACGACCTATGCGGAGCGGCTGCAGGCGGCCGGGATCAGCTGGAAGGTCTATCAGGAGTACGACAACTTCGGCGACAACATCCTGTCCGTGTTCAAGCCGTTCCGGCCGTGCCCCAAGGACTCGCCGCTCTATGAGCGCGCGCGCTCATGGGTGTCGGAGCACAAGACCGGCGCCGACCGCACGCGTTCGGACGGCCAGCAGCTGGTCGAGGCGTTCCGCGCCGATGTCGCCGCCGATCGCCTGCCTCAGGTTTCGTGGATCGTCACCGCCGCGGATTTGTCCGAACACCCTCAGGCCGAGCCCTCGAAGGGCGAGCACGTCTGCGCCGAGCTGGTCAAGGCGCTGGTCGACCACCCCGAGGTGTTCGCCAAGACCGTCTTCATCATCAACTACGACGAGGCGGGCGGCTTCTACGACCACATGCAGCCGCCGATGCCGCCGCTGACCGCCGAACAGGGTTGGAGCTCGGTGTCCGTCGCTGGCGAGAGCAAGGACTACGGCCAGGCCGACGTCGAGAACAAGGGCGCTCACCCCCTGGGCCTGGGCATCCGCGTGCCGGCCATCATCGTCTCGCCGTGGACGCGCGGCGGCTTTGTCTGCTCGGAGGTGTTCGACCACACCTCGACCCTGCGGTTCCTGGAGCGCCGCTTCGGGGTGCGCGAGGAGAACATCAGCGATTGGCGCCGGACCGTCTGCGGCGACCTGACCTCGGCCTTCGACTTCGCCGCGCCGAACCAGGACTGGGCGGCCCTGACCCTGCCGGCGACAGCGGACTACATGCAGCGCGTGGCGCGCTCCAAGGCCGCGCCCAGCCTGCGCATCCCAGCGGCGCAGACGGCCTCGCCGCAGGACGGCCCGCAGCGGGTGGCCCGCGCCCTGCCCTACCTCCTGGCGGCCGACTTGCGCGTGAAGGACGGCAAGGTCTGGATCGATCTAGTCAACGCCGGCCGCGCGGGCGCGGTGTTCCAGGTGTTCGACAACACCGACCGCGGCGGCCCGTGGCGCTTCACCCTCGCGGCCGGCCAGGCCTACGCCGCAGGCCATTGGAACCGCGCGGGCCAGGCGCCTGGTCCCTATGACTTGACCGTCCACGGACCCAACGGCTTCTACCGTCGCTTCGTGGGCGACGCGTCGAAGGCGCAGCCCACGATCAAGGTCCTGCCCGACGCGCGCTCGCGCCTGCTCGTTAAGCTGAAGAGCAGCCGGGCCGGCGCCGTGATCGCCCAGATGGATGAGGCCTATCCCCTGTCCGACGGCGAGGCGCGTCAGGCCATCGCCTTGAAAGCCGACCGCACCGTGCAGGCCATCTGGGACCTGCGCGGCAGCGATCACTGGTACGATCTCACCCTCACCCACGCCGATGATCCCAGTTTCATTCAGCGTCTGGCCGGCCATCTCGAGACCGGGCGGGCCAGCCGCACCGATCCCGGCATCGGGCGCATGCGCCTGTAA
- a CDS encoding tetratricopeptide repeat-containing sulfotransferase family protein, producing the protein MSDSEARDDREALLRQARALREQRRVKEALTSLERLREEYPRFSRLYQERAQCLIALGDGPGAIAALHEAVALNPALPACWDMLEQLHRLRGEEGEASVAAQRLAVLKQLPPAVVAAQSLLADGDLEPAEDILRAHLRSAGESVGALRLLARIRLEGGAAEEAEALLAAILDRAPDYHEARFDYAMALLQAQKHQAAREQAERLLEEAPGARDVLKLYGAACLGLGDFEPVIDLYARLLAGPCESAEEVADLRLWRANALKAMGRGVEAVADYRAALSARPDQGVAWFSLANLKTHAFDDNDIVRMRAAEARPSLQDMDRIYLRFALGKALEDQGDYAASWAFYARGNALRRTSSRYRTDVAERCAERLKQAMTAEAFAKRAGWGADSPAPIFVLGLPRSGSTLIEQILASHSQVEGTHELTEIGRYAGELCGRDPDCGLPETPAALLHLTAADARALGERFLSETQAYRRIGRPLFIDKMPNNFWHIGLIQLILPRATIIDVRREPMACCFSNFKQLFGTTNQEFTYSLEDIAGYYRIYLDLMRHWEAVLPGRVLRVRYEDVVDDLEDAARRMLDHAGLPFEPSCLRFHETRRGIRTPSSEQVRQPIGREGLEQWKRYAPWLAPLRTTLGDVLTETA; encoded by the coding sequence GTGAGCGATTCCGAAGCGCGAGACGATCGAGAAGCGCTGTTGCGCCAAGCCAGGGCGCTGCGCGAACAGCGGCGGGTCAAGGAAGCGCTGACGTCGCTTGAGCGCTTGCGAGAAGAGTATCCGCGCTTCAGCCGACTTTATCAGGAGCGCGCGCAGTGCCTTATCGCCTTGGGAGATGGTCCGGGCGCGATCGCTGCTCTGCATGAGGCCGTGGCGCTCAATCCCGCGCTCCCCGCCTGCTGGGACATGTTGGAGCAGCTGCATCGCCTGCGGGGAGAGGAGGGCGAGGCCAGCGTCGCTGCGCAGCGGCTTGCGGTCTTGAAGCAGCTTCCGCCCGCCGTTGTCGCGGCTCAGAGCCTGCTGGCCGACGGAGATCTTGAGCCCGCCGAGGATATCCTGCGTGCTCACCTGCGCTCGGCTGGCGAGAGCGTTGGCGCGCTGCGCCTCCTGGCTCGCATCCGGCTGGAAGGCGGAGCGGCGGAGGAGGCCGAGGCCCTGCTGGCCGCGATCCTTGACCGAGCGCCGGACTACCACGAGGCGCGCTTCGACTACGCCATGGCGCTGCTGCAGGCCCAGAAGCATCAGGCGGCGCGTGAGCAGGCCGAGCGTCTGTTGGAAGAAGCGCCAGGCGCGCGCGACGTCCTGAAGCTGTACGGCGCGGCCTGCCTGGGCCTTGGCGACTTCGAACCGGTGATCGACCTCTACGCGCGGCTCCTGGCTGGGCCGTGCGAGTCCGCCGAGGAGGTCGCCGACCTGCGCCTGTGGCGCGCCAACGCCCTGAAGGCCATGGGGCGCGGCGTCGAGGCCGTCGCCGACTATCGCGCCGCTCTGTCGGCCCGCCCGGATCAAGGCGTGGCTTGGTTCAGCCTAGCCAATCTCAAGACCCATGCCTTCGACGATAATGACATCGTCCGCATGCGCGCCGCCGAGGCGAGGCCCAGCCTGCAAGACATGGACCGGATTTATCTCCGCTTCGCTCTTGGAAAGGCGCTGGAGGATCAGGGCGACTATGCCGCTTCATGGGCGTTCTACGCCCGCGGCAACGCGCTGAGGCGGACGTCGAGCCGCTACAGGACGGATGTCGCCGAACGCTGCGCGGAGCGCTTGAAGCAGGCCATGACCGCCGAGGCCTTCGCCAAGCGGGCAGGGTGGGGGGCGGACAGTCCAGCGCCGATCTTCGTGCTGGGGCTTCCGCGCTCGGGCTCGACCCTGATCGAGCAGATCCTGGCGTCGCACTCCCAGGTCGAAGGGACGCACGAGCTGACCGAGATCGGCCGTTACGCCGGTGAGCTGTGCGGCCGAGATCCCGATTGCGGTCTGCCGGAGACCCCCGCCGCGCTCCTTCACCTGACGGCCGCGGATGCCCGCGCGCTAGGCGAGCGCTTTCTGAGCGAGACGCAAGCCTATCGGCGGATCGGGCGTCCGTTATTCATCGACAAGATGCCCAACAACTTCTGGCACATTGGCCTTATCCAGCTGATCCTGCCGCGCGCGACGATCATCGACGTGCGGCGTGAACCGATGGCCTGCTGCTTCAGCAACTTCAAGCAGCTGTTCGGGACGACGAACCAGGAATTCACCTACAGCCTGGAAGACATCGCCGGCTATTATCGGATCTATCTCGACCTGATGCGGCACTGGGAGGCCGTGCTGCCTGGGCGCGTCCTCAGGGTCCGGTACGAGGATGTGGTCGACGATCTGGAAGACGCCGCGCGGCGCATGCTGGACCATGCCGGTCTGCCCTTCGAGCCGTCGTGTCTGCGTTTCCATGAGACCCGGCGCGGCATCCGAACGCCCAGTTCCGAGCAGGTGCGCCAGCCGATCGGGCGCGAGGGCCTGGAACAATGGAAGCGCTACGCGCCCTGGCTTGCGCCGCTACGCACGACGCTGGGCGATGTGCTGACGGAGACCGCGTGA
- a CDS encoding HD domain-containing protein, whose protein sequence is MTSSSAADTFLAEITDFFTRLGDLHYGEDVTQMEHALQAAHHAKLDGASPSLVAAALLHDIGHLMQKIGEDAADRGIDTRHEQIGAGYLARGFGPEVSEPIRLHVAAKRYRVAIDPTYAGRLSYASQQSLALQGGPMKPDEIKVFLADPYAGAAQKLRSYDEAGKDLEAEVAGFETYGDLLRDLIREAGKL, encoded by the coding sequence ATGACTTCGAGTTCCGCGGCCGACACGTTCCTGGCCGAAATCACCGACTTCTTCACCCGCCTGGGCGACCTGCACTATGGCGAGGACGTCACCCAGATGGAGCACGCCTTGCAGGCGGCGCATCACGCCAAGCTTGACGGAGCGTCGCCAAGCCTGGTCGCCGCGGCCCTGCTGCACGACATCGGCCATCTGATGCAGAAGATCGGCGAGGACGCCGCCGACCGTGGCATCGACACCCGCCACGAACAGATCGGCGCCGGTTATCTGGCGCGCGGCTTCGGCCCCGAGGTGAGCGAACCGATCCGGCTGCACGTGGCGGCCAAACGCTATCGCGTGGCTATCGATCCTACCTATGCCGGCCGTCTCAGCTATGCCTCGCAGCAGAGCCTGGCGTTGCAGGGCGGCCCGATGAAGCCCGACGAGATCAAAGTCTTCCTCGCCGATCCCTACGCTGGCGCCGCACAGAAGCTGCGCAGCTATGACGAGGCGGGGAAGGATCTGGAGGCCGAGGTCGCCGGCTTCGAGACCTACGGCGACCTCCTACGCGACCTGATCCGCGAAGCCGGCAAGCTCTAG
- a CDS encoding TIGR03364 family FAD-dependent oxidoreductase, producing the protein MKQGFDLAIVGAGIVGLAHALAAARLGKRVVVVDRDAQANGASVRNFGFVTVTGQERGAVWSHARRSAEIWREVGDAAGVDVLQRGLTMIARRPEAEAVLKAFLETEMAEGCAWRDVDALGDRLPTRGQVRGGLTSSVDLRVESRTAIPRVAAWLEAAHGVTFLRGVSVRGVETGRLETSAGVIAAEAIVVCPGDDLATLFPDSFARAGVTRCKLQMLRLADPGWRLPAPVMSDLGLVRYLGYAALPEAQALRARLEAEQPAHLEHGVHLIVVQSADGSLVVGDSHHYAPTPDPFARDDVDALILDEFAQVFGQAPPPVTERWIGTYASASGHSLVETPAPGVRLVVVTGGTGASTAFGLAETVVADLLDLPQGAFA; encoded by the coding sequence TTGAAGCAGGGTTTTGATCTGGCCATCGTGGGAGCGGGCATTGTCGGCTTGGCCCACGCCTTGGCCGCCGCGCGGCTGGGCAAGCGCGTTGTTGTCGTTGACCGTGACGCCCAGGCCAATGGCGCCTCGGTTCGCAACTTCGGTTTCGTGACGGTGACGGGCCAGGAGCGGGGCGCGGTCTGGAGCCATGCGCGTCGCTCGGCGGAGATATGGCGCGAAGTTGGCGACGCGGCGGGCGTGGACGTTCTCCAGCGCGGCCTGACGATGATCGCCCGGCGCCCGGAAGCCGAGGCCGTGCTCAAGGCCTTCCTGGAAACCGAGATGGCCGAGGGCTGCGCCTGGCGCGACGTCGACGCGCTGGGCGATCGCCTCCCGACGCGGGGGCAAGTGCGGGGCGGGTTGACCAGCAGCGTCGACCTGCGCGTGGAGTCGCGCACCGCTATTCCGCGCGTTGCGGCCTGGCTTGAAGCCGCGCATGGCGTCACCTTCCTGCGGGGCGTCTCCGTTCGCGGCGTCGAGACCGGGCGGCTGGAGACCTCCGCTGGCGTGATCGCCGCCGAGGCGATCGTGGTCTGCCCGGGCGATGATCTCGCGACCCTGTTTCCGGACAGCTTCGCGCGCGCCGGCGTGACTCGCTGCAAGCTGCAGATGCTGCGCTTGGCCGATCCAGGCTGGCGGCTGCCGGCGCCGGTCATGTCCGACCTCGGCCTGGTCCGCTATCTCGGCTATGCCGCCTTGCCTGAGGCCCAGGCCTTGCGCGCCCGGCTCGAAGCCGAGCAGCCCGCGCATCTGGAGCATGGCGTCCACCTGATCGTCGTGCAGAGCGCCGACGGTTCCCTGGTGGTCGGCGACAGCCATCACTACGCGCCGACACCCGATCCTTTCGCCCGCGATGATGTCGACGCCTTGATCTTGGACGAGTTCGCGCAGGTGTTCGGCCAAGCGCCGCCCCCCGTCACGGAGCGCTGGATCGGCACCTACGCCTCGGCCTCAGGGCATAGTCTGGTCGAGACGCCAGCGCCTGGGGTGCGCTTGGTCGTGGTGACGGGCGGCACCGGCGCGTCGACCGCGTTCGGCCTCGCCGAAACTGTCGTCGCCGATCTGCTGGACCTGCCCCAAGGAGCCTTCGCGTGA
- the phnX gene encoding phosphonoacetaldehyde hydrolase, producing MSHSPIKAVIFDWAGTMIDFGCRAPVLALREVFAEAGVEITEAEARADMGRAKRDHVRALLAMPRIAEAWRAWYGQASDETDVDRLHDAVEPKMREAARDCSTLIPGAAALVADLRARGVKIGSTTGYTRPMMADILPLAAEQGYAPDVVVCAGETVVGRPSPLMMWKALVELGVWPARACVKVDDAVVGISEGLEVGAWTVGFSASGNGVGLSLEALADLPADERASRVAASAQALRDAGAHYVVETVAELGPVLDDIEARIARGERPV from the coding sequence GTGAGCCACAGCCCTATTAAGGCCGTCATCTTCGACTGGGCCGGTACGATGATCGACTTCGGCTGTCGCGCGCCCGTTTTGGCGCTCAGGGAGGTGTTCGCCGAGGCCGGGGTCGAGATTACGGAGGCTGAGGCGCGCGCCGACATGGGCCGCGCCAAGCGTGATCACGTCCGCGCGCTCCTGGCCATGCCAAGGATCGCCGAAGCTTGGCGGGCCTGGTACGGCCAAGCCAGCGATGAGACGGATGTCGATCGCCTGCACGACGCCGTCGAACCGAAGATGCGCGAGGCCGCTCGAGACTGCTCAACCCTGATCCCGGGCGCGGCGGCCTTGGTCGCGGACCTGCGCGCACGGGGCGTGAAGATCGGCTCGACCACGGGCTACACCCGGCCAATGATGGCCGACATCCTGCCGCTGGCCGCCGAGCAGGGTTATGCTCCGGACGTCGTGGTGTGCGCGGGCGAGACCGTCGTGGGCCGACCGTCGCCCTTGATGATGTGGAAGGCGCTGGTCGAGCTTGGCGTCTGGCCGGCGCGGGCTTGCGTCAAGGTCGACGACGCCGTGGTGGGGATCTCCGAAGGTCTCGAGGTCGGCGCCTGGACCGTGGGGTTCTCCGCGTCCGGTAACGGCGTGGGCCTGAGCCTGGAGGCGCTCGCCGACCTGCCGGCCGATGAGCGCGCCTCGCGCGTCGCGGCGTCCGCGCAAGCTTTGCGGGACGCCGGGGCGCACTATGTCGTCGAGACAGTCGCGGAGCTCGGCCCAGTGCTGGACGATATCGAGGCGCGGATCGCGCGGGGCGAGCGGCCGGTCTAG
- a CDS encoding aspartyl/asparaginyl beta-hydroxylase domain-containing protein, with product MSGARLELTANPRKTRTVRALGPVDISALRDAVLAIPEAVWDAENAAKPNKFEVLDTTRHIVFRFVDSPRDWRGSHDRPAWAAWRDRLEPVLAQAVRDYGYARGVFPRVMLARMPAGGVIHPHIDANPAAKWPHKIHVPLTTNPEVIAFFGGAEHHFPVGEAVEVDNLGPHWVRNGGVTDRIHLIFEYFDADQPEPAWLAPLLSATP from the coding sequence ATGAGCGGCGCGCGGCTCGAACTGACGGCCAATCCGCGCAAGACGAGGACGGTGCGCGCCCTCGGTCCAGTCGACATCTCAGCCCTGCGCGACGCCGTCCTGGCGATCCCCGAGGCGGTCTGGGACGCCGAGAACGCCGCGAAACCGAATAAGTTCGAGGTGCTGGACACGACCCGGCACATCGTTTTCCGCTTCGTCGACAGCCCGCGAGACTGGCGCGGCTCGCACGACCGCCCGGCCTGGGCGGCGTGGCGGGATCGGCTGGAGCCCGTGCTGGCCCAAGCGGTTCGCGACTACGGCTATGCGCGCGGCGTCTTTCCTCGGGTCATGTTGGCGCGGATGCCGGCCGGCGGGGTGATCCATCCGCACATCGACGCCAATCCGGCCGCCAAATGGCCGCACAAGATCCACGTGCCGCTGACGACCAATCCCGAAGTGATCGCGTTCTTCGGCGGCGCCGAGCATCACTTTCCGGTCGGCGAGGCGGTCGAGGTCGACAACCTCGGTCCTCATTGGGTGCGCAATGGCGGCGTTACGGACCGCATCCACCTGATCTTCGAATATTTCGACGCGGACCAGCCTGAACCTGCATGGCTGGCGCCGTTGCTGAGCGCGACGCCGTGA
- a CDS encoding UTRA domain-containing protein codes for MQQPESLQYLGVRDDIAARITAGEFKPGERLPSERQLQIGGGVARGTVREALFQLEAEGIIYRKDRSGWYVSPPPVVYDPTRWEGFMSYVEAQGRRPETETLSKVEITCDGILAQIFSRPIGAPMYWIRRRRSIDGRAVLIESIIVDGARAPGLIEHDLNGSLTSVLKTVYGIGVARNKVDMRPCALTRDEAEALRVKSGLPGLSLVRTCYDAQGNVVEFDREYWRHDALTVSVDIRVR; via the coding sequence ATGCAACAGCCCGAAAGTCTTCAGTATCTCGGCGTGCGTGACGACATCGCCGCCCGCATCACGGCCGGCGAATTCAAGCCCGGCGAGCGGCTGCCTTCCGAGCGTCAGCTGCAGATCGGCGGAGGCGTGGCGCGCGGCACCGTGCGAGAAGCGCTTTTCCAGCTCGAGGCCGAAGGGATCATCTACCGGAAGGACCGTAGCGGCTGGTACGTTTCGCCGCCCCCCGTGGTCTATGACCCAACACGCTGGGAGGGCTTCATGTCCTACGTCGAGGCGCAGGGGCGACGGCCCGAAACCGAAACGCTGAGTAAGGTCGAGATCACCTGCGACGGCATACTGGCCCAGATCTTCTCGCGCCCGATCGGCGCGCCGATGTACTGGATCCGCCGACGCCGCTCGATCGACGGCCGCGCCGTGCTGATCGAGAGCATCATCGTCGATGGCGCTCGCGCGCCTGGCCTGATCGAGCACGACCTGAACGGTTCGCTGACCAGCGTGCTGAAGACGGTCTATGGCATCGGCGTGGCGCGCAACAAGGTCGATATGCGGCCCTGCGCTCTGACGCGCGACGAGGCCGAGGCGCTGCGGGTGAAATCGGGCCTGCCGGGCCTCAGCCTGGTGCGGACCTGCTACGACGCTCAAGGCAATGTGGTCGAATTCGATCGCGAATACTGGCGCCATGACGCCCTGACCGTCAGCGTGGATATTCGGGTGCGCTAG
- a CDS encoding sulfotransferase family 2 domain-containing protein, protein MIVSHRHRFIFAAVPKTGTHAVRQALRERMGDEDVEQVGLFVNKRFPWADLAAIQHGHLSLRQVRPYLGEEAFADYFKFAFVRNPFDRFVSYCAFMLRGGDVFQRQPREAMRHFLFVDPPEGHILFQPQAWLLVDDDGKTLLADQVGRVEDMQGSYDAICARIGIAPRPLDRVNSTAHQDYRAYYDQGLIDGVARRYAQDLELFGYDFEGVR, encoded by the coding sequence ATGATCGTTTCCCATCGCCACCGCTTCATCTTCGCCGCGGTTCCCAAGACTGGCACGCACGCCGTCCGGCAGGCCTTGCGCGAGCGGATGGGCGACGAGGACGTCGAGCAGGTCGGCCTGTTCGTCAACAAGCGCTTCCCCTGGGCCGATCTCGCGGCGATCCAGCATGGGCACCTGTCCCTGCGCCAGGTGCGGCCCTATCTCGGTGAAGAGGCCTTCGCGGACTATTTCAAGTTCGCCTTCGTGCGTAATCCGTTCGATCGCTTCGTCTCGTACTGCGCCTTCATGCTGCGCGGCGGCGACGTGTTCCAACGGCAGCCGCGCGAGGCTATGCGCCATTTCCTGTTCGTGGACCCGCCCGAAGGCCACATCCTGTTCCAGCCGCAGGCCTGGCTGCTGGTCGACGACGACGGCAAGACCCTGCTCGCCGATCAGGTGGGACGGGTCGAGGACATGCAAGGCTCCTACGACGCCATCTGCGCGCGCATCGGCATCGCGCCGCGTCCGCTGGATCGGGTCAACAGCACCGCGCACCAGGACTATCGCGCCTATTACGACCAGGGACTGATCGACGGCGTCGCCAGGCGCTATGCACAGGATCTCGAGCTCTTCGGCTACGATTTCGAGGGCGTGCGATGA